A portion of the Rhodanobacter sp. AS-Z3 genome contains these proteins:
- a CDS encoding SIMPL domain-containing protein, whose protein sequence is MKRLLVALALLLGPSAVLAQVNALPAAPHLLVKGHAQGRYVPDRFTIHLTVNVVNKAPAIARTKVEAHVKQILEALKKHGALDDRTQASSLSVRPKTEERNDTEVFVGTEVSRTVDATFDNSDKLRDLLGELVTSDELTITGVDVKRSDEVLLRNELRKRAMADSQQSAQQIAKAYGMRLKSVYSVSEVPPSSSYGMTGDLYAVTVSGTALPEVALRVGTIELEQDIYAVYLTTP, encoded by the coding sequence ATGAAGCGCTTGCTGGTTGCGTTGGCGCTGTTGCTGGGTCCGAGTGCGGTGCTGGCGCAAGTCAATGCGTTGCCGGCGGCGCCCCATTTGCTGGTGAAGGGGCACGCCCAGGGTCGCTATGTGCCGGATCGTTTCACCATCCATTTGACGGTGAACGTGGTGAACAAGGCGCCGGCGATCGCGCGGACCAAGGTCGAGGCCCACGTCAAACAAATTCTGGAGGCGTTGAAGAAACACGGTGCACTGGATGACCGCACTCAAGCCAGTAGTCTGAGTGTTCGTCCGAAGACGGAGGAGCGCAACGATACGGAGGTCTTTGTCGGCACGGAGGTTTCGCGCACCGTGGATGCCACTTTCGATAACTCCGACAAGCTGCGTGACTTGCTTGGTGAGCTGGTCACCAGCGACGAACTCACGATTACGGGTGTGGACGTCAAGCGCAGCGATGAAGTGTTGCTTCGGAATGAGCTGCGCAAACGCGCCATGGCCGACTCGCAGCAATCTGCGCAACAGATCGCGAAGGCCTATGGCATGCGGCTCAAGAGTGTCTACAGCGTTTCCGAAGTGCCTCCCAGTTCGTCCTATGGCATGACCGGCGACCTGTACGCGGTGACGGTGTCTGGCACAGCACTTCCCGAAGTGGCACTTCGTGTGGGAACCATCGAGCTGGAGCAGGACATCTACGCGGTCTATCTCACCACGCCGTGA